The following are encoded together in the Geobacter sulfurreducens PCA genome:
- a CDS encoding FadR/GntR family transcriptional regulator — protein sequence MNFKPIKPKKISTQIAEQIRSSILAGEFTPGEKLPPERELAEMFGVSRPSVREALNILAAAGLVESYQGGGTIVKSLMDAASGPPLSEIIKVEQERALDVIEVRKCMEAWTAYYAAQRALPDDVRKLEGIVWNMEANLNGLKPSEDLDANFHIVIARSTHNVVWLHLMQTIFEAMKEFQRSVWRAVYLTEEDHRTLFAHHKAIFEAIRDKDCERARNAMLGHLTFAEKRSSIYVNQSRQDR from the coding sequence ATGAACTTCAAGCCGATCAAGCCCAAAAAAATATCAACCCAAATCGCCGAGCAGATCCGCAGCTCCATTCTTGCCGGCGAATTCACCCCAGGGGAAAAGCTTCCACCTGAGCGTGAGCTGGCAGAGATGTTCGGCGTTTCGCGTCCGTCGGTCCGCGAAGCCCTCAATATTCTGGCTGCAGCAGGTCTTGTGGAGTCGTACCAGGGGGGCGGGACTATCGTCAAATCCCTCATGGATGCCGCGTCTGGGCCGCCTCTGTCCGAGATTATCAAGGTCGAGCAGGAGAGGGCGCTGGATGTCATCGAAGTCCGCAAATGCATGGAGGCATGGACTGCCTATTATGCCGCCCAGCGTGCGCTACCCGATGATGTCCGTAAACTTGAAGGAATCGTCTGGAATATGGAGGCAAACCTTAACGGTCTCAAGCCTTCCGAGGATTTGGATGCCAATTTCCACATTGTGATTGCCCGTTCAACCCACAATGTGGTCTGGCTCCACCTGATGCAGACTATTTTCGAGGCCATGAAGGAGTTCCAGCGCAGTGTCTGGCGGGCCGTTTACCTTACCGAAGAGGACCACAGGACGCTCTTTGCTCATCATAAAGCCATCTTCGAGGCGATACGCGACAAAGATTGCGAGCGTGCCCGCAACGCCATGCTCGGCCATCTGACATTCGCCGAGAAGCGGAGCAGTATCTATGTAAACCAGTCCCGCCAGGACCGTTGA
- the gap gene encoding type I glyceraldehyde-3-phosphate dehydrogenase, whose amino-acid sequence MALRVAINGFGRIGRSVLRAAAKEKGIEIVAINDLTDAKTLAHLLKYDSVHGPFPGKVEVGDGAIVVNGKPITIIAERNPELLPWKKMKIDVVLEATGLFTAREKAELHLKAGAKKVIISAPATNEDITIVMGVNHDAYDPKKHNIISNASCTTNCLAPVAKVLHETFGIEKGLVTTVHSYTNDQQILDLPHKDLRRARAAAMSMIPTTTGAAKAVSLVLPELKGKLDGMAIRVPTPNVSVVDLVVTLKKKTDAEKVNAALKKAAKGSLKGILRFEEEPLVSIDFNGTTHSSIVDALSTKVIDGTMVKVLSWYDNETGFSNRVVDLMKLIASK is encoded by the coding sequence ATGGCTCTCAGAGTTGCAATCAACGGTTTCGGCAGGATCGGACGCTCCGTGCTCCGCGCGGCTGCCAAGGAGAAGGGCATTGAGATTGTTGCCATCAACGACCTCACCGACGCCAAGACCCTGGCTCACCTTCTTAAATACGATTCGGTCCACGGTCCGTTCCCCGGCAAGGTTGAGGTAGGCGACGGCGCAATCGTCGTGAACGGCAAGCCCATCACCATCATCGCCGAGAGAAATCCCGAACTTCTCCCGTGGAAAAAGATGAAGATCGACGTGGTCCTGGAAGCGACGGGCCTGTTCACGGCACGTGAAAAAGCCGAACTCCACCTGAAGGCTGGCGCCAAGAAAGTCATCATCTCGGCTCCCGCCACCAACGAAGACATCACCATCGTCATGGGGGTCAACCACGACGCCTATGATCCGAAGAAGCACAACATCATCTCAAACGCATCCTGCACCACAAACTGCCTCGCCCCCGTGGCAAAGGTTCTCCATGAAACCTTCGGCATCGAAAAAGGATTGGTTACCACGGTTCACTCCTACACCAACGACCAGCAGATTCTCGACCTTCCCCACAAGGACCTGCGTCGCGCCCGGGCAGCGGCCATGTCCATGATCCCGACCACCACCGGTGCCGCCAAAGCGGTCTCCCTCGTTCTTCCGGAACTGAAAGGGAAACTGGACGGCATGGCCATCCGCGTCCCGACCCCCAACGTCTCGGTGGTCGACCTCGTGGTCACCCTCAAGAAGAAGACCGATGCCGAAAAAGTGAACGCAGCCCTCAAGAAAGCCGCCAAAGGGAGCCTCAAGGGAATCCTCAGGTTCGAGGAAGAGCCCCTGGTCTCCATCGACTTTAACGGCACCACCCACTCCTCCATCGTTGACGCTCTGAGCACCAAGGTCATTGACGGCACCATGGTAAAGGTTCTTTCGTGGTATGACAACGAAACCGGTTTCTCCAACCGGGTCGTGGACCTGATGAAGCTCATCGCGTCCAAGTAA
- the secG gene encoding preprotein translocase subunit SecG, which produces MMIFLTFLHILVCLALIGIVLLQSGKGAEMGASFGAGGSQSVFGASGGTTFLSKLTTAAAIIFMLTSLTLAYLSGRAETSSIMPAKGVSAPAPKPAAPPAQPQQTQPAPAQPAVPAPAAPAK; this is translated from the coding sequence ATGATGATCTTTTTGACGTTTCTTCACATTCTCGTCTGTCTTGCACTTATCGGAATCGTTTTGCTCCAGTCTGGCAAGGGAGCCGAAATGGGCGCATCGTTCGGTGCGGGCGGCAGCCAGTCGGTCTTCGGTGCCAGCGGGGGAACAACCTTCCTTAGCAAGCTCACCACTGCCGCGGCCATCATATTCATGCTGACATCCCTTACCCTCGCGTATCTGTCCGGACGTGCGGAAACCTCGTCCATCATGCCCGCCAAAGGCGTGTCGGCTCCGGCTCCCAAACCGGCTGCACCACCGGCACAACCTCAACAGACCCAGCCGGCTCCCGCGCAACCGGCGGTACCGGCACCGGCAGCACCTGCAAAATAG
- the pgk gene encoding phosphoglycerate kinase, with protein sequence MAIRYIDEISELKDKKVFIRVDFNVPLDEHQNITEDTRIRAVLPTINFALDAGAKVVLASHLGRPKGERKPKYSMAPAAKRLSRLLGKEVLLAPDCIGSEVRQMIDAMKSGDIIMLENVRFYEGEEKNDENFARELANGCEIYVNDAFAVSHRAHASVEAITKFFPVVAAGFLMKNEMNYFEKAMQKPIRPLVAILGGAKVSGKLEVLESLLNKVDKIIIGGGMAFTFLKALGYNVGKSLVEEDLIETARSTYAKAREKGIKFYLPVDCVAADRFNPEAETKVTTIQEIPEEWMALDIGPATVALFTEALQSAKTIIWNGPMGVFEMDAFSRGTFAMVTAVANSYALTIVGGGDTDSAVHRAGEYAKISYISTGGGAFLELLEGKKLPGIKVLEENGK encoded by the coding sequence ATGGCAATCCGCTATATTGACGAAATATCCGAACTCAAAGACAAAAAGGTCTTCATCAGGGTCGACTTCAACGTTCCCTTGGATGAACATCAGAACATCACTGAAGACACGCGCATCAGGGCGGTCCTCCCTACGATCAACTTTGCCCTCGATGCCGGCGCGAAAGTGGTTCTCGCCTCTCACCTGGGACGCCCAAAGGGAGAGCGCAAGCCCAAGTATTCCATGGCCCCGGCGGCAAAGCGTCTCTCGCGGCTTCTGGGCAAAGAGGTACTCTTGGCGCCCGACTGCATCGGCAGCGAAGTACGGCAGATGATCGATGCCATGAAATCCGGCGACATCATCATGCTGGAAAACGTGCGCTTTTATGAAGGTGAGGAGAAAAATGACGAAAACTTTGCCCGAGAACTGGCCAACGGCTGTGAGATCTACGTAAACGATGCCTTTGCCGTCTCACACCGGGCTCATGCGTCGGTTGAAGCGATAACAAAGTTCTTTCCGGTAGTTGCGGCCGGATTTCTCATGAAGAACGAGATGAATTATTTCGAAAAGGCGATGCAAAAGCCGATTCGCCCCCTGGTCGCTATCTTGGGCGGGGCCAAAGTCTCGGGCAAACTGGAAGTTCTCGAAAGCCTTCTCAACAAGGTGGACAAAATCATCATCGGCGGCGGCATGGCATTCACCTTTCTGAAGGCCCTCGGCTACAACGTGGGCAAGTCGCTGGTGGAGGAAGACCTGATCGAAACGGCCCGCTCAACCTACGCCAAAGCCCGTGAAAAGGGAATCAAGTTCTATCTCCCCGTTGATTGCGTGGCTGCCGATCGATTCAACCCCGAGGCCGAGACCAAGGTAACCACCATTCAGGAAATCCCCGAAGAGTGGATGGCTCTCGATATCGGTCCTGCCACGGTTGCCCTCTTCACCGAGGCACTCCAGAGCGCCAAGACCATCATCTGGAACGGTCCCATGGGGGTTTTCGAGATGGATGCCTTCTCCCGCGGCACCTTTGCCATGGTGACTGCCGTGGCCAACTCCTACGCCCTTACCATCGTCGGCGGCGGCGACACCGACTCTGCGGTCCACCGCGCCGGCGAATATGCCAAGATCAGCTACATCTCCACCGGCGGCGGCGCTTTCCTTGAGCTCCTCGAAGGCAAGAAACTTCCCGGCATCAAGGTGCTGGAAGAAAACGGAAAATAG
- the purB gene encoding adenylosuccinate lyase, with product MIERYSRPEMARIWEPRNRYQKWLDIEIYACEAHADLGNVPRDAVERIKAKADFDVDRIDEIERTVKHDVIAFLTSVADYIGDDSRFVHLGLTSSDVLDTSFAMLLAEASDLIIDDIKRLMEVIKRRAYEHKDTPMMGRSHGIHAEPVTFGIKMALWYDEMKRNLRRMEAARETIAYGKISGAVGTFANIDPMVEEAVCAKAGLKPAPCSTQVIQRDRHAEFFSTLAIIATSIEKFAVEIRHLQRTEVLEAEEFFSKGQKGSSAMPHKRNPVLSENLTGLARLMRGYSVSALENVPLWHERDISHSSVERVIGPDATICLDFMLNRTIGLIDNLVVYPENMMRNLNLMRGLIFSQRVLLKLATAGASREKAYELVQRNAMKVWEQGKDFQEELLADGEVRGFLPEDEIREAFDLNYHLKHVNTIFTRVFGG from the coding sequence GTGATCGAACGTTACAGCCGTCCCGAAATGGCCCGTATCTGGGAACCGCGCAATCGCTACCAGAAGTGGCTCGACATCGAGATTTACGCCTGCGAGGCCCACGCTGACCTGGGCAACGTGCCCCGCGACGCGGTAGAGCGCATCAAGGCAAAGGCTGACTTCGACGTAGACCGCATTGATGAGATCGAGCGGACGGTGAAGCACGACGTCATCGCCTTTCTCACCTCCGTTGCCGACTACATCGGAGATGATTCACGCTTTGTCCACTTGGGACTCACCTCGTCGGACGTGCTCGATACCTCGTTCGCCATGCTGCTGGCCGAGGCCTCCGATCTCATCATCGATGACATCAAGCGGCTCATGGAGGTCATTAAGCGCCGCGCCTACGAACACAAGGATACGCCGATGATGGGGCGTTCCCACGGCATCCATGCCGAACCGGTCACCTTCGGCATCAAGATGGCTCTCTGGTACGACGAGATGAAGCGCAATCTCCGCCGGATGGAGGCTGCCCGGGAAACCATTGCCTACGGCAAGATATCCGGGGCGGTCGGCACCTTTGCCAACATTGATCCGATGGTAGAGGAGGCTGTTTGCGCCAAGGCAGGGCTCAAGCCGGCTCCCTGTTCGACCCAGGTGATCCAGCGGGACCGCCACGCGGAGTTCTTCTCCACCCTGGCGATCATCGCCACCTCCATCGAGAAGTTTGCCGTGGAGATTCGTCATCTCCAGCGGACCGAAGTGCTCGAGGCCGAAGAGTTTTTCAGCAAGGGGCAAAAGGGGTCGTCAGCCATGCCCCACAAACGCAATCCCGTCCTCTCCGAGAACCTGACCGGTCTTGCACGGCTCATGCGGGGCTATTCGGTATCCGCCCTCGAAAACGTACCCCTCTGGCACGAGCGGGACATCTCTCACTCGTCCGTCGAGCGAGTCATCGGCCCGGATGCTACCATCTGTCTCGATTTCATGCTCAACCGGACCATCGGCCTCATCGACAATCTCGTGGTTTACCCCGAGAACATGATGCGGAACCTGAATCTCATGCGCGGACTCATTTTCTCTCAGCGGGTGCTCCTTAAGTTGGCCACTGCCGGTGCGTCCCGCGAGAAGGCCTATGAACTGGTCCAGCGCAATGCTATGAAGGTGTGGGAGCAGGGCAAGGATTTCCAGGAAGAACTTCTGGCCGACGGTGAAGTGCGCGGTTTCCTCCCGGAGGATGAAATCCGTGAGGCTTTTGACCTCAACTACCACCTGAAGCATGTGAACACCATCTTCACGAGGGTCTTCGGTGGCTGA
- a CDS encoding MBL fold metallo-hydrolase, with translation MRVCLLASGSKGNSLFIETGESRILIDAGLSARELVRRLSLIGVDAAQLDALFISHEHTDHVRGAGVLARKYRIPVHVSYPTHREISGQIHGVYVTEFESGYSFTFRDLLVDPFRITHDACDPVGFTVESREGKVGIATDLGTATRLVADKLAGCRALVVESNHDEGMLMDGPYPWHLKQRIKSRHGHLSNNDTAALLAEVINPGLEGLFLAHLSEVNNDPVMARQVTASFLAGQNICSPRLVVGDQYRPSELLNI, from the coding sequence GTGAGGGTTTGTCTCCTCGCCAGCGGGAGCAAAGGCAATTCCCTGTTCATCGAGACCGGCGAGAGCAGGATTCTCATCGATGCAGGCCTCTCGGCCCGGGAACTGGTCCGTAGGCTCTCCCTCATCGGGGTTGATGCCGCCCAGCTTGATGCACTGTTCATCAGTCACGAGCATACGGACCATGTGCGGGGGGCCGGAGTTCTGGCCAGGAAGTACCGAATACCGGTTCACGTGAGCTATCCGACACATCGGGAGATCAGCGGCCAGATCCATGGAGTCTACGTGACGGAGTTCGAGTCGGGCTACTCCTTTACGTTTCGCGACCTGCTCGTTGACCCCTTCCGTATAACCCATGACGCCTGCGATCCCGTGGGTTTCACCGTTGAGAGCAGGGAGGGCAAGGTGGGGATTGCCACCGACCTGGGGACCGCAACCCGTCTCGTGGCTGACAAGCTTGCAGGCTGCCGGGCGTTGGTCGTGGAGTCGAATCACGATGAAGGGATGCTGATGGACGGTCCCTATCCCTGGCACTTGAAGCAGCGGATCAAGTCCCGTCACGGACACCTATCCAACAACGATACAGCGGCCCTCCTGGCCGAGGTGATCAACCCCGGACTGGAGGGACTTTTTCTTGCCCACCTCTCGGAGGTAAACAACGATCCCGTCATGGCCCGCCAAGTGACCGCCAGTTTCCTGGCCGGGCAAAACATCTGCTCTCCACGTCTCGTTGTGGGCGATCAGTATCGGCCCAGCGAGCTTTTGAACATCTGA
- a CDS encoding mechanosensitive ion channel family protein: MADIIAFLSNFYRLEAGDHLLLFWLKEALIALIIFSIFWGLSLLLRTLLTRWVPRFTAFTSTDLDDRILARVTPPACLLVVLAGLYYAVKSLPFPEKAHVLSAGALFIVNVIVVTNIAWRITNELLGWYGSRLAERHGGGVDRQIIPPLEKLITIFLAGIALMVVLRHFNYDILSVVTALGIGSLAIGMAAKETLANMISGFTLMVDRPFRIGDRIQLASGQWGDVADIGLRTTKIKTVDNTLLIIPNSELCNTTIINLAFPDVRAKGRINVGISYDNDVERAKSLLVETALSVPEVLREPAPEAFFVSFGDSALNVSLFFWVSEYGSVFATTDKINEQIIARFREEGITIPYPIRTVIMEKEQ; the protein is encoded by the coding sequence GTGGCTGACATCATAGCGTTTCTCAGCAACTTCTACCGGTTGGAGGCAGGAGATCATCTGCTGCTCTTCTGGCTGAAAGAAGCCCTCATCGCCCTGATCATCTTCAGCATTTTCTGGGGGCTGTCTCTGTTGCTCCGGACCCTGCTCACCAGATGGGTTCCCCGGTTCACCGCGTTTACGAGCACCGACCTGGATGACCGGATTCTGGCTCGCGTGACGCCGCCGGCATGCCTGCTGGTGGTCCTGGCGGGTCTCTACTATGCGGTCAAGTCGTTGCCGTTTCCTGAGAAGGCCCATGTGCTCAGTGCCGGGGCACTATTCATCGTTAACGTCATTGTTGTTACCAATATTGCCTGGCGAATCACAAACGAGCTATTAGGGTGGTACGGGAGCCGTCTTGCTGAGCGCCACGGCGGAGGAGTCGATCGGCAGATCATACCCCCGCTGGAAAAGCTCATCACCATCTTCCTGGCAGGTATCGCCCTGATGGTGGTGCTCAGACATTTCAATTACGACATCCTCTCGGTGGTGACGGCACTGGGAATCGGCTCCCTTGCCATCGGTATGGCGGCAAAGGAAACCCTGGCCAACATGATCTCAGGTTTTACCCTGATGGTGGACCGCCCTTTCCGTATTGGCGACCGGATTCAGCTTGCCTCCGGCCAATGGGGCGATGTAGCCGATATCGGGCTGAGGACCACCAAGATCAAAACTGTGGACAATACGCTCCTGATCATTCCCAATTCGGAGCTCTGTAACACAACCATCATCAACCTTGCGTTTCCCGACGTCCGGGCCAAGGGACGGATCAACGTCGGTATTTCCTACGACAATGATGTCGAGCGGGCCAAGTCGCTGCTGGTCGAAACTGCCCTTTCGGTTCCGGAGGTGCTGCGGGAGCCGGCGCCGGAGGCGTTTTTCGTGTCGTTCGGCGACAGCGCTCTGAATGTGTCGCTCTTCTTCTGGGTAAGTGAATACGGCTCTGTCTTTGCTACCACCGATAAAATCAATGAACAGATCATCGCACGGTTCCGCGAGGAAGGGATCACCATTCCCTATCCGATACGGACGGTCATCATGGAAAAGGAACAGTAA
- the tpiA gene encoding triose-phosphate isomerase, which translates to MRTPVIAGNWKLFKKRAEARELVNGLVSLVKDVQGVEIVVAPVFTVLAAVKGALDGSAIKLAGQDCFWEEEGAYTGEISPGMLVDAGCSHVIIGHSERRQYFGETDETVNRKIKAALKAGLAAIACIGESLAEREAGTTFDVLRTQLNGGLAGLSADDLKDVIIAYEPVWAIGTGKTATDAQAQEAHAFIRGVVSELLGKPAAEAVRILYGGSVKPENIKGLMTQPDIDGALVGGASLKADSFAAIASFSM; encoded by the coding sequence ATGAGAACACCTGTGATTGCAGGAAACTGGAAGCTGTTCAAAAAACGCGCCGAGGCCCGTGAGCTGGTCAATGGACTTGTTTCCCTGGTGAAGGACGTCCAGGGGGTCGAAATCGTCGTAGCTCCGGTCTTCACCGTACTGGCCGCCGTAAAGGGCGCCCTGGACGGCTCAGCCATCAAGCTCGCTGGCCAGGACTGCTTCTGGGAAGAGGAAGGGGCTTACACCGGCGAGATTTCCCCGGGCATGCTCGTGGATGCCGGATGCAGCCACGTCATTATCGGCCATTCGGAGCGCCGTCAGTATTTCGGCGAAACTGATGAAACCGTGAATCGTAAGATCAAGGCCGCCCTCAAAGCAGGACTCGCGGCCATTGCCTGCATCGGAGAATCCCTGGCAGAGCGCGAAGCAGGCACGACGTTCGACGTGCTGCGGACGCAGCTGAACGGCGGACTGGCCGGGCTATCCGCCGACGACCTCAAAGACGTCATCATCGCCTATGAGCCGGTATGGGCCATAGGCACCGGAAAAACCGCCACGGACGCCCAAGCCCAGGAGGCTCACGCCTTCATCAGAGGGGTGGTGTCCGAACTTCTCGGCAAACCGGCAGCAGAGGCGGTTCGCATCCTTTACGGGGGCAGCGTAAAGCCAGAGAACATCAAGGGGCTCATGACCCAACCCGATATCGACGGCGCCCTGGTGGGAGGAGCCAGCCTCAAGGCGGACTCTTTTGCGGCGATTGCCTCGTTCAGCATGTAA
- a CDS encoding ATP-binding protein yields MKNTLEKRIILFSFIILFLTIAANSGMDIVGFRRDYIQALILRSQSLGTSLRGSIEKVVGLGIDIRDIEGLSEKCRDLVNSSPEIAYCVITDSESSVLFLNDPVYRSLRFDIIKKAFTTRLDQSIHLIGEDGAYYDTVTPVRSSDGKQVALIHIGFSQKVVDQKVEGIILRSVMVLGLFFLISFSLVVIFVKKSIVQPISALLGGVKKITEGNFDHRIDELSVYEFNELARNVNVMSEALGNREEEIKRNYQELENIHNDLHSSYLKLESLSLELEKSEELYKSLLEDASDAIVVVDENEIVKMVNKMAEEFFGHSSEEVVGLPLSRMLVLVKTHNIPIVYNFFQEVGKGRHVAEEIRFSRVEGEQVVGLIHANTVTIGSERLIQAIIRDVTREREILFNLEKSATDLARLNKMKDSFLGIASHELKTPLTVIMGYAELILSDMSGKVDRNVIDMVQNISNAAARLDNIVKDMVDISMIDERRLRLKLDDVDVNRLVEDSMNELRFFVSMRKQKLVGELDETVPRIKGDPVRLMQLMSNVIGNAIKFTPDGGRITVSTRTKYLLRSKQAPIPELVKPVVNIGKEQHLYVEITITDTGIGIDMDDQLRIFDKFYEVGNIEEHSSGKVAFKARGAGLGLSIAKGIVEMHGGEIWVESPGYNPEQFPGSTFHIVLPLNPITGDGSIDYLNLLE; encoded by the coding sequence ATGAAAAATACCCTTGAAAAGCGAATAATCCTTTTTTCATTCATCATTCTGTTTCTCACGATTGCCGCCAATTCCGGCATGGATATCGTGGGGTTCAGGCGTGATTATATTCAGGCGCTGATCCTGCGATCGCAAAGCCTCGGAACCTCCTTGCGCGGGAGTATCGAGAAGGTTGTCGGGCTCGGCATCGACATCAGGGACATCGAAGGCCTCAGTGAAAAATGTCGGGATTTGGTCAATTCCAGCCCCGAAATTGCCTATTGCGTCATTACAGACAGCGAAAGTTCAGTTCTGTTTCTCAACGATCCCGTCTATCGCTCCCTACGCTTCGACATCATCAAGAAGGCTTTTACCACCCGACTCGACCAGAGTATCCACCTGATCGGGGAGGATGGAGCCTATTACGATACGGTGACGCCGGTCCGTTCATCGGATGGCAAGCAGGTGGCGCTCATCCACATCGGTTTCTCGCAAAAGGTGGTGGATCAGAAGGTTGAGGGGATCATCCTCCGTTCCGTGATGGTGCTCGGGCTCTTTTTTCTGATCTCTTTCTCGCTGGTGGTTATTTTCGTCAAGAAAAGCATTGTTCAACCCATTTCCGCCCTGTTGGGCGGGGTGAAAAAGATCACGGAGGGGAACTTCGACCACCGGATCGACGAGCTGTCCGTATATGAGTTCAACGAGCTGGCCCGGAATGTGAACGTCATGTCAGAGGCCCTGGGAAACCGCGAGGAGGAGATCAAGCGCAATTACCAGGAGCTTGAAAATATCCACAATGATCTCCATTCGTCATACCTCAAGCTGGAAAGCCTGAGTCTCGAACTGGAGAAGAGCGAAGAGCTGTACAAATCTCTGCTGGAAGACGCCAGTGATGCCATCGTTGTCGTTGACGAGAACGAGATCGTCAAAATGGTGAATAAGATGGCGGAGGAGTTTTTTGGCCACAGCTCAGAGGAGGTCGTCGGTCTGCCTCTGAGCAGGATGCTTGTCCTGGTCAAAACCCACAATATCCCCATTGTTTACAATTTTTTCCAAGAGGTGGGGAAGGGGAGACATGTGGCGGAGGAGATCCGCTTCTCGCGAGTGGAAGGTGAACAGGTTGTGGGACTTATTCACGCCAACACCGTTACCATTGGGTCCGAGCGCCTCATTCAAGCCATCATCCGCGATGTAACCCGTGAACGGGAGATTCTTTTCAACCTGGAAAAAAGCGCCACTGACCTGGCCCGCCTCAACAAGATGAAGGACTCATTCCTGGGGATAGCCTCCCACGAGCTCAAAACGCCACTTACCGTGATCATGGGGTATGCGGAGCTGATCCTTTCCGATATGAGTGGCAAGGTCGACCGGAATGTGATCGACATGGTGCAGAACATCTCCAATGCTGCTGCCCGGCTCGACAATATCGTCAAGGATATGGTCGACATTTCGATGATCGACGAAAGACGGCTCCGGCTCAAGCTCGACGATGTCGATGTGAACCGGCTGGTCGAAGACTCCATGAACGAGCTCCGCTTTTTCGTCTCAATGCGCAAGCAGAAGCTGGTCGGCGAACTGGATGAAACGGTCCCCCGGATCAAGGGAGACCCTGTGCGACTCATGCAGCTCATGTCTAACGTCATCGGCAACGCCATCAAGTTTACCCCCGATGGCGGCCGAATCACTGTTTCCACCCGGACCAAGTACCTGCTTCGCTCCAAGCAGGCGCCGATTCCGGAGCTGGTCAAGCCGGTGGTCAATATCGGCAAGGAACAGCACCTTTACGTTGAAATCACTATCACAGACACCGGCATCGGCATCGATATGGATGACCAGCTCCGGATATTCGACAAATTCTACGAGGTGGGAAACATTGAAGAGCACAGTTCGGGCAAGGTGGCATTCAAGGCGCGCGGCGCGGGTCTGGGACTTTCCATTGCCAAGGGGATAGTCGAGATGCACGGCGGCGAGATATGGGTCGAGTCACCTGGCTACAACCCCGAGCAATTTCCCGGCTCAACTTTTCACATTGTGCTGCCTCTGAATCCCATCACCGGAGATGGAAGTATTGATTACCTCAATCTGCTTGAGTGA